DNA from Acidobacteriota bacterium:
GTGCAGCGGCCGGCCAGTCGACGTCGAGAGCCGCTCGGGCGGCAGGTCGTGCGGGATCTCGATCTTGCACTCGCAGACTTCCTGCTGACGCGCGGCCAGGTCGGCGAGGCTGTAGTTGCACAGGATGGTCTCGACCGCCTCCTTCACGCTGAGGAAGACCTCGCGGATCGCGCAGTGCTTCGGTCCCACGCCGATCGTGCAGGGTTGGGCGAGGATGTGGTCGATCGAGGTCGTGTGTCCCTCGAGCGCGACCAGGATGTCGTGCATCGAGATCTTCTCGGCCGGCCTGCCCAGCAGGTGGCCGCCCTGGGGACCGCGGTTCGAGCGGATCAGGTGATCCCGGGCGAGCGCGGCCAGGATCTGGCGCAGGTAGGGCTCCGGGATTCCTTGGTTCACGGCGATCTCGTGGCTGGGCACCGGCCCACCGTTCGCGTGCATCGCCACGTACAGCATGGCGCGAATGCCGTACTCACCCTTGGTGGAGATCTTCATTGCGCACGCCCCAGCATCAGGCAGTGTAGCAGCGCGGCCAAGGCGCGTGTACGTGGGCGCCAGCAACACCGGACCGCTCCCGTCACGGTCCCAGCCGCGTCGTCAGCCCTCCGCAACGCCGCCCATCGTGGCGAGCATCCGGCCCGGCGGCCGGACGGCGGTCTAAGGGGGAGGAATGCGACCCTCTTCCGGAGGGAACGGACGAGGTTGGCGCGGCGCCATGAGTGCGCCGACCTCTTCGCCGGCCCCGAAGGGCAGGCTGATGTCCTTCGGCCATGTGACCTTGATTGGGGAGGCGCCGCGCCGAGGCGCTTCCACAACCAGGTCGGTGTGGTCGAACTGGAACTCGATCCTGAGGCGGTCCTCTGTGTAGTGCACCACGGAATCCATCTCAGGCGCCTCGGTTCCGGTCGCAAGGACCGTTCGCCACACGGGGCCCTCGCCCAGAGGAAGAAGAGCGTAGCGTCCGACGAAGATGTCGTGGTTGACCACGGCAAAGAGCTCGTCATCGACCGACTCGATCAAACCCGACTTGATGGTGGTGCCCCCAGCACTGAAGAGCGGCCGGGCCGAGGTGGTCGGGAGCGTCCGTGAGTCCAGGAGTCGCTTGCCGGTTCCGGCATCGATCAGCTCGACCCAGAAGTCGCCGAGACCTCCGTGGGGGGGAAGTGGGCGCACGCCGTCTACATGTGCATAGTGATATCGCGCCACCAGCGTTTCGCCGTACCACGTTTCGGTCGGGTAGCCCTCGTCGTTCGTGACCACGTGGGCAATCCGGCCGACGGCATCGTACGAGGCAACGGCTGGAAGCGGTGCAGTGTCACAAGCCCAAGGACCGTCGCAATCCTGCTCGAGCCGTGCCGTCTCCGCAAGGCGGTCGTGTCGCAGTCCCCCGCGA
Protein-coding regions in this window:
- a CDS encoding Rrf2 family transcriptional regulator; the encoded protein is MKISTKGEYGIRAMLYVAMHANGGPVPSHEIAVNQGIPEPYLRQILAALARDHLIRSNRGPQGGHLLGRPAEKISMHDILVALEGHTTSIDHILAQPCTIGVGPKHCAIREVFLSVKEAVETILCNYSLADLAARQQEVCECKIEIPHDLPPERLSTSTGRPLHVIAD